A single genomic interval of Lathyrus oleraceus cultivar Zhongwan6 chromosome 7, CAAS_Psat_ZW6_1.0, whole genome shotgun sequence harbors:
- the LOC127107525 gene encoding sodium/hydrogen exchanger 8: MELLLTEDSLLAYRIMEDQLPLSSSLSASAPSSPSENNHSNPSDAVIFFGLSLALGIACRHLLRGTRVPYTVALLILGIALGSLEYGTHHRLGKIGDGIRLWSEIDPELLLAVFLPALLFESSFSMEVHQIKRCIAQMILLAGPGVVISTIFLGTVLKLTFPYDWSWKTSLLLGGLLSATDPVAVVALLKDLGASKKLSTIIEGESLMNDGTAIVVYTLFYRMVLGETFNWVAIIKFLATVSLGAVGIGLAFGIASVLWLGFIFNDTVIEISLTLAVSYIAYYTAQESADVSGVLTVMSLGMFYSAFARTAFKGESQQSLHHFWEMIAYIANTLIFILSGVVIAEGVLSDDKVFHHGKSWFYLLLLYAYVQVSRCIVVGALFPFLRYFGYGLDWKEAIILVWSGLRGAVALSLSLSVKRSSGRSIELTPETGTMFVFFTGGIVFLTLIINGSTTQFILHFLGMNKLSSAKRRILEFTKYEMVNKALEAFGELGDDEELGPADWPTVKRYISCLNDIEGERVHPHGASESDSNLDPMNLKDIRVRLLNGVQAAYWEMLDEGRITQTTANILMLSVEESIDLASSEPLCDWKGLKANVHFPNYYKFLQSSMFPPKLVTYFTVERLESACYICAAFLRAHRIARQQLHDFIGDSGVASAVINESVVEGEEARKFLEDVNLTYPQVLRVVKTRQATYIVLNHLLEYVQNLEKAGILEEKEMLHLHDAVQTDLKKLLRNPPLVKLPKISNIHPMLDALPSSVRGPLVSGTKETMKLRGLTLYKEGAKSNGIWLISNGVVKLESKMIQSKHPFYPSFTHGSTLGLYEVLCGRAYVCNVVTDSVVFCLFVEASKIISCIKSDPSMEDFLWQESAIFLSKLLLPQIFEKLTVKDLRALIAERSEMTMYIRGETIEIPHHSIAFLLEGYVKTQGCQELVTAPVALVPSNGNRSFQNLSVSGTKEASFIRQGSCYLVETRARVIVFDISAFETDTALVKKSSSRLSHVADHPHRSFRIEHSGLMSWPEHFYRQNQHKQSSEQQTNSLSARAMQLSIYGSMVDIPRPGRSLLTSRARPSLQSLSYPTIVPHQGRRPLVSAKSEGAATDKKNIGVKWITQDVTNLPSQSTDRRVHHEDDSSDDSAVEEDIIVRIDSPSTLSFRQS, encoded by the exons ATGGAGCTCTTGTTGACAGAAGATTCACTGCTTGCTTACAGAATCATGGAGGACCAACTACCTCTCTCCTCTTCCCTTTCTGCTTCTGCTCCTTCCTCACCTTCAGAGAACAACCATTCAAATCCATCAGATGCGGTTATTTTCTTCGGTCTCAGTCTTGCTCTTGGTATCGCTTGCAGACACCTTTTGCGTGGGACCAGAGTTCCTTACACTGTTGCTTTGCTCATCCTTGGCATTGCTCTTGGATCATTAG AATATGGTACTCATCATCGGCTCGGAAAGATTGGGGATGGAATTCGTCTTT GGTCGGAGATTGATCCAGAGCTTCTGTTGGCTGTTTTTCTTCCTGCTCTCCTTTTCGAGAGCTCATTCTCGATGGAAGTTCACCAAATTAAG AGGTGTATTGCACAAATGATCTTACTAGCTGGTCCAGGTGTTGTGATTTCGACCATTTTTCTTGGAACTGTTTTGAAG CTTACTTTTCCATATGACTGGAGTTGGAAAACATCACTGTTGCTTGGGGGACTTCTGAGTGCAACTGATCCTGTTGCTGTTGTGGCCTTGTTGAAAGACCTTGGTGCCAGCAAAAAATTAAGCACGATAATTGAAGGGGAATCCTTAATGAATGATGG GACGGCTATTGTGGTTTATACGCTTTTCTATCGGATGGTTCTTGGAGAGACCTTCAACTGGGTTGCCATAATCAAATTTCTAGCAACAGTTTCACTTGGAGC TGTAGGAATTGGCCTTGCTTTTGGGATTGCATCTGTTTTATGGCTTGGATTTATTTTTAATGATACAGTTATTGAGATTTCTCTAACACTTGCTGTTAGCTACATTGCTTACTACACT GCTCAAGAGAGCGCGGACGTTTCTGGTGTTTTGACAGTGATGTCATTGGGAAT GTTCTATTCTGCATTTGCAAGGACAGCTTTTAAGGGTGAAAGTCAACAAAGCTTACATCACTTTTG GGAAATGATTGCTTATATCGCTAATACATTAATTTTCATTTTGAG TGGAGTTGTTATAGCTGAAGGAGTACTTAGTGATGACAAAGTTTTCCATCATG GAAAATCATGGTTCTACCTCTTACTCCTCTATGCATATGTTCAAGTGTCTCGATGCATTGTAGTTGGAGCATTATTTCCCTTTCTAAGATACTTTGGATATGGTTTGGATTGGAAAGAAGCTATTATTCTTGTCTGGTCAGGGTTACGAGGAGCGGTTGCGCTGTCACTTTCACTATCGGTTAAG CGTTCGAGTGGCAGATCAATTGAATTGACTCCAGAAACGGGAACAATG TTTGTTTTCTTCACCGGTGGAATTGTGTTTTTAACACTTATAATAAATGGTTCAACAACACAGTTCATACTACACTTCCTTGGCATGAATAAGTTATCATCAGCTAAG AGACGTATCCTTGAGTTTACAAAGTATGAAATGGTTAACAAAGCATTAGAGGCTTTTGGTGAACTTGGAGATGATGAGGAACTCGGACCAGCTGACTGGCCCACAGTGAAGAGATATATTTCATGCTTAAATGACATTGAAGGGGAACGTGTTCATCCGCATGGTGCATCTGAAAGTGATAGTAACTTAGATCCTATGAATTTGAAAGACATACGAGTACGCCTTCTGAATG GTGTCCAAGCTGCTTACTGGGAAATGCTTGATGAAGGGAGAATCACCCAAACAACAGCTAATATTCTAATGCTATCAGTGGAGGAATCAATAGATTTGGCTTCATCGGAGCCCCTATGTGACTGGAAAGGTTTAAAAGCTAATGTTCACTTCCCAAATTACTACAAATTCCTCCAGTCAAGTATGTTCCCACCTAAATTAGTTACATACTTCACTGTGGAAAGGTTGGAGTCAGCATGTTATATTTGTGCTGCATTTCTTCGTGCCCACAGAATTGCTCGACAACAATTACACGACTTCATAG GTGACAGTGGCGTTGCTTCTGCTGTCATCAATGAAAGTGTTGTGGAGGGAGAAGAAGCACGAAAGTTCCTAGAAGATGTTAATTTAACATACCCACAG GTTTTACGTGTTGTAAAGACAAGGCAAGCAACATATATAGTGCTAAATCATTTGCTTGAATATGTTCAAAACCTTGAGAAGGCTGGGAtattggaagagaaagagatgcTACATCTTCATGATGCTGTCCAG ACCGATTTAAAGAAATTACTCAGAAACCCTCCTTTGGTTAAGCTGCCTAAAATAAGTAATATACATCCTATGTTGGATGCTCTTCCATCTTCAGTCCGTGGACCACTTGTAAGCGGTACAAAGGAAACGATGAAACTGCGGGGCTTGACCCTTTATAAGGAAGGTGCCAAATCGAACGGTATTTGGTTAATTTCTAATGGAGTGGTGAAG TTGGAAAGCAAGATGATTCAAAGCAAGCACCCATTTTATCCATCTTTTACTCATGGGAGCACATTGGGTCTTTATGAAGTGCTGTGTGGAAGAGCGTATGTTTGTAATGTTGTCACAGACTCGGTCGTATTCTGCCTTTTTGTTGAAGCAAGTAAGATAATTTCATGTATCAAATCCGACCCTTCAATGGAAGACTTCCTGTGGCAG GAAAGTGCTATTTTCCTTTCCAAACTATTGCTTCCCCAGATATTTGAGAAACTAACAGTGAAAGATTTAAGAGCTCTCATTGCTGAAAGATCTGAAATGACCATGTATATAAGAGGAGAAACAATTGAAATCCCTCATCATTCAATTGCCTTCTTACTAGAAGGATATGTCAAAACTCAAGGTTGTCAAGAACTGGTTACCGCACCAGTGGCTCTGGTTCCTTCGAATGGGAATCGAAGCTTCCAAAATTTGTCAGTGTCAGGTACTAAGGAAGCTAGTTTTATTCGTCAAGGATCTTGTTATCTGGTTGAAACGAGAGCAAGGGTCATTGTGTTTGACATTTCTGCATTTGAGACGGATACTGCTCTTGTTAAAAAGTCAAGTTCACGGTTATCACATGTCGCGGATCATCCTCATAGATCGTTCCGTATAGAACACAGTGGTCTTATGAGTTGGCCTGAACATTTCTACAGGCAGAATCAGCATAAACAAAGCTCTGAACAACAGACCAATAGTTTGTCTGCAAGGGCAATGCAACTTAGCATATATGGAAGCATGGTGGACATTCCTCGCCCGGGTAGAAGTTTGTTAACCAGTCGCGCTAGACCGTCTCTTCAAAGTTTGTCATATCCAACCATTGTGCCACATCAAGGTCGTCGTCCACTTGTTTCAGCCAAATCAGAAGGAGCAGCAACTGACAAAAAGAACATTGGAGTGAAGTGGATCACGCAGGATGTTACGAACCTCCCTTCACAAAGCACGGATCGAAGAGTACATCATGAAGATGATTCGAGTGATGATTCTGCTGTTGAAGAAGATATTATTGTGCGGATTGATTCACCAAGCACGCTATCTTTTCGCCAGTCTTGA